The Treponema medium genome has a window encoding:
- a CDS encoding AMP-binding protein, producing MQTINELGTYTFQAMLENSIKRFGERPALSFVSGEPISYKEADKQIKQLQQRLYRLGVNPGDKVAIYSHSVPHWGIAYFAIVTMGAIAVPLLPDFNDKEVKACLEHSETNMIIVSEKLMSRIPESISVLIDIQDFSVKKGTETRDGNPPAHTCKEDDTASVIYTSGTTGRSKGVELSHKNLVCNAIAGQSCQRINEYDRALSILPLSHVYEFTIGFLMFFLNGACVYYLEGIPSPRILLPALLKVRPTMMLSVPIVMEKIYRNKILPALTSSSFRAWLYHTKLGKKILNRLAGKQLKKTFGGHLKFFGLGGSKTDTTVEEFLRDAKFPYVIGYGLTETAPLIAGSTVRQSVPGWIGYAIPDVEVKIDNPDPKTGIGELLVKGPNVMKGYYRDPELTKNSFTEDGWFKTGDLFVMDEKGHLAIKGRSKNMILGASGENIYPEDIEFVLNQHPLVTESLVVEGEKSSLVAYVQLDEEKLAAAVQKEQSQNKESSAIQNLQSAVADAVSGLTDAMAYKRAEILNEIKFFVNSSVNKMSRIDKIEQVEAFEKTASQKIKRYLYHFKNRGKKDTEGAAGE from the coding sequence ATGCAAACAATCAATGAACTGGGAACTTATACCTTTCAAGCGATGCTGGAGAATAGCATCAAGCGGTTTGGGGAACGCCCTGCGCTTTCATTTGTGTCGGGCGAGCCGATATCATACAAAGAAGCTGATAAGCAGATAAAACAGCTGCAGCAGCGTTTATATCGCCTCGGTGTCAATCCCGGCGATAAGGTAGCAATCTATAGCCACAGCGTTCCTCATTGGGGAATCGCCTATTTTGCCATTGTGACGATGGGCGCCATTGCTGTGCCGCTGTTGCCGGATTTTAACGATAAAGAGGTTAAGGCTTGCCTTGAGCATTCAGAAACAAACATGATCATTGTTTCTGAAAAACTGATGAGCCGAATACCCGAAAGTATTTCCGTTCTCATTGATATTCAGGACTTTTCGGTTAAAAAGGGTACGGAAACAAGAGACGGCAACCCTCCGGCTCATACCTGTAAAGAGGATGATACCGCTTCCGTTATTTATACGTCCGGTACGACGGGGCGTTCTAAGGGTGTGGAACTTTCGCATAAAAACCTCGTTTGCAATGCAATCGCAGGGCAATCCTGTCAGCGTATAAATGAATACGACAGGGCGCTTTCTATTCTGCCGCTTTCGCATGTATATGAATTTACGATCGGTTTTTTGATGTTCTTTTTAAACGGAGCCTGCGTGTACTATCTCGAAGGGATCCCTTCTCCGCGGATACTCCTGCCTGCTCTGTTGAAAGTGCGTCCGACAATGATGCTAAGCGTTCCGATCGTTATGGAAAAAATTTACCGGAACAAGATACTTCCGGCTTTGACATCCTCATCGTTCCGTGCATGGTTGTATCATACTAAGCTCGGCAAAAAAATCCTAAACCGCCTTGCCGGAAAACAGCTGAAAAAAACATTCGGCGGACACTTAAAGTTTTTCGGCTTGGGCGGCTCGAAAACCGATACAACCGTTGAAGAATTTTTGAGAGATGCTAAATTTCCGTATGTTATCGGGTACGGTTTGACGGAAACGGCGCCGCTTATTGCCGGTTCAACCGTTCGCCAAAGCGTTCCGGGCTGGATCGGTTACGCTATTCCCGATGTCGAGGTTAAAATTGATAACCCTGATCCCAAAACCGGTATCGGCGAACTGCTGGTCAAAGGCCCGAATGTGATGAAGGGGTATTACCGCGACCCGGAACTCACAAAAAATTCGTTTACCGAAGACGGTTGGTTTAAAACCGGTGATCTTTTTGTGATGGATGAAAAAGGTCATCTAGCGATTAAGGGCCGGTCGAAAAATATGATTCTCGGTGCCAGCGGCGAGAACATTTATCCTGAAGATATTGAGTTTGTGCTGAATCAGCATCCGCTTGTAACGGAATCGCTCGTGGTTGAAGGGGAAAAATCTTCACTTGTCGCCTATGTACAGCTTGATGAAGAAAAGCTTGCTGCCGCCGTGCAAAAAGAGCAAAGTCAAAACAAAGAAAGCTCTGCCATTCAAAATCTGCAATCTGCCGTAGCAGACGCTGTTTCGGGTTTGACGGATGCGATGGCTTATAAACGAGCGGAAATTTTAAATGAAATTAAATTCTTCGTTAATTCCAGTGTGAATAAGATGTCGCGGATCGATAAGATCGAACAGGTTGAAGCGTTTGAAAAGACCGCTAGCCAAAAGATAAAACGATACCTGTATCATTTTAAGAATCGCGGAAAAAAGGATACCGAGGGGGCGGCAGGGGAATAA
- the pepT gene encoding peptidase T, with the protein MDAVKRFFKYIAVDTKSNEDNPECPSTKGQLELGKMLVQELHELGVADAEQDAHGYVYGTIPANTDKKAPVIGFIAHMDTAPDLDGKCVNPQIVHYKGGDIKLNETYSLTVQEFPFLNKLIGEDIITTDGTTLLGADDKSGITIIMGMVEYLRDNPQVQHGTIKIGFTPDEEIGRGADLFDVKKFGADFAYTIDGGEIGELEYENFNAASAKIEIQGKNVHPGTAKNIMINSLRVAGELDAMLPVEQKPEYTEGYEGFFLLTHLNGAVDHTSMSYIIRDHSTDKFEQKKTLLRNAVAFLNTKYGAIITLSITDSYYNMRGQIEPHIEIIDLAKKSMEDIGIKPIIHPIRGGTDGARLSFMGLPCPNIFAGGFNFHGRFECIPVSSIYKGIDLLIRIIENAVS; encoded by the coding sequence ATGGATGCAGTAAAACGCTTTTTTAAATACATTGCAGTCGATACCAAATCGAATGAAGATAATCCCGAATGCCCCAGCACAAAGGGACAGCTTGAGCTTGGAAAGATGTTGGTGCAGGAATTGCACGAGCTGGGCGTAGCCGATGCCGAACAGGATGCGCACGGATATGTCTACGGAACAATCCCTGCCAACACCGATAAAAAAGCGCCGGTTATCGGATTTATTGCACACATGGATACCGCGCCCGACTTGGACGGAAAATGTGTCAATCCGCAGATTGTGCACTATAAAGGCGGCGATATTAAACTAAACGAAACCTATTCGCTGACGGTACAGGAATTTCCGTTCCTCAACAAGCTTATCGGCGAAGACATTATCACCACTGACGGCACCACGCTTTTGGGTGCGGATGATAAATCGGGCATCACCATCATTATGGGAATGGTTGAATATCTCCGCGACAACCCGCAGGTGCAGCACGGTACGATTAAAATCGGCTTTACCCCCGATGAAGAAATCGGCAGAGGTGCAGATCTTTTCGACGTAAAAAAATTCGGTGCGGATTTTGCGTATACCATCGACGGCGGAGAAATCGGCGAGCTGGAGTACGAGAACTTTAACGCCGCAAGCGCTAAAATCGAAATTCAGGGGAAAAACGTCCATCCGGGCACGGCAAAAAACATCATGATCAATTCGCTGCGGGTTGCGGGCGAGTTGGACGCTATGCTGCCGGTGGAACAAAAGCCCGAATATACGGAAGGGTACGAAGGCTTCTTTTTGCTTACTCACCTTAACGGCGCAGTGGATCACACCTCCATGTCGTACATCATCCGCGACCATTCTACCGACAAATTCGAGCAAAAGAAAACGCTGCTGCGAAATGCCGTTGCTTTTTTGAATACAAAATACGGAGCCATCATCACGCTTTCCATTACAGACAGCTACTATAATATGCGCGGACAAATTGAACCGCATATCGAAATTATCGACCTTGCGAAGAAGTCTATGGAAGATATCGGTATTAAACCGATTATTCATCCTATCCGCGGAGGAACGGACGGCGCTCGACTCTCGTTTATGGGGCTCCCCTGCCCTAACATCTTTGCCGGTGGCTTTAACTTCCACGGCCGTTTTGAGTGCATCCCCGTAAGCTCCATCTATAAAGGAATCGATTTACTCATCCGTATTATCGAAAATGCCGTAAGTTAG
- the trkA gene encoding Trk system potassium transporter TrkA, with product MTVIIIGAGVTGVELARRLIAKKHNVVLIEQNQETARHAANRLDCIVTEASGNDPKVLTEAGIQRADALVTLTDSDELNMIICGVAESLAPKVLKIARVRNENYVASLNTGKDRTLGIDFLVHPDQEAALAIINAVEHGAVSDIIAFENSPYQLTCFTIGAGSKLDGVTLQNIRTVTIDGPFVVVAVEDENKTVIPSGGTVLHAGMRISILTLPNYIERFYALAGFTVKPIKKIALVGIGKVGKRVAASLIEKHSFGMFKRLFGLRSKSRWEVAIIDKDSALAKQAAAEYPEARIYSGDVTDESFIEEIALNSFDLVINATQNYELNMITSAYLKTLGIPKTIALVQSSVMSNVAYKIGVDVAIPLKDVTVDVIMSHLGGKHLTRIHTMGAGELEIVEVIISDQSESVEKSLKDIAMPGVFLILLITNETGCRIPDGNTVLEADDKLAIIVQVAQSDEVIKYFAGKK from the coding sequence ATGACTGTCATTATTATTGGTGCGGGCGTAACAGGGGTTGAGCTTGCCCGAAGATTAATCGCAAAAAAGCACAATGTAGTTCTTATCGAACAAAATCAAGAAACCGCCCGCCATGCCGCCAACCGTTTAGACTGTATCGTAACGGAAGCGAGCGGCAACGATCCGAAAGTGTTAACCGAGGCCGGTATCCAACGGGCAGACGCGCTGGTTACCCTTACCGACAGTGACGAACTGAATATGATTATCTGCGGTGTTGCAGAATCTCTTGCCCCCAAGGTGCTGAAAATTGCCCGCGTAAGAAACGAAAACTATGTCGCGTCGCTGAACACCGGAAAAGACCGTACATTGGGTATCGATTTTTTGGTGCATCCCGACCAAGAAGCGGCGCTTGCTATCATCAATGCGGTTGAGCACGGAGCGGTGAGCGATATTATCGCCTTTGAAAATTCTCCGTATCAGCTCACCTGTTTTACCATCGGTGCAGGAAGCAAGCTGGACGGAGTTACACTGCAAAATATTCGCACTGTTACTATCGATGGCCCTTTTGTTGTCGTTGCCGTAGAGGATGAGAATAAGACCGTTATCCCTTCAGGCGGAACCGTGCTTCATGCCGGTATGAGAATCTCAATCCTAACGCTGCCGAATTATATTGAACGGTTTTATGCGCTTGCGGGCTTCACAGTTAAACCTATCAAAAAGATTGCACTGGTCGGTATCGGGAAGGTTGGCAAGCGGGTTGCAGCGAGCCTTATCGAAAAGCATTCGTTTGGTATGTTTAAACGCCTGTTCGGACTCCGTTCAAAGTCCCGCTGGGAAGTTGCCATTATCGATAAAGACAGCGCCCTTGCAAAACAGGCAGCAGCTGAGTATCCCGAAGCGCGCATCTACAGCGGCGATGTTACCGACGAATCATTTATAGAAGAAATTGCCCTTAATTCTTTTGATCTCGTTATCAATGCGACACAAAACTACGAATTAAACATGATTACATCTGCATATCTTAAAACACTCGGCATCCCCAAAACCATTGCGCTTGTGCAAAGCTCTGTTATGTCGAACGTAGCATATAAAATCGGTGTGGATGTTGCAATTCCGTTAAAGGACGTTACAGTTGATGTTATTATGAGCCATCTGGGAGGTAAACATCTTACCCGTATCCATACGATGGGCGCAGGTGAACTTGAGATAGTCGAGGTCATTATCTCCGATCAGTCGGAATCGGTAGAGAAAAGTCTGAAAGATATTGCGATGCCCGGCGTATTCCTGATTCTGCTCATTACGAATGAAACAGGCTGCCGTATCCCCGATGGTAATACCGTCCTTGAAGCGGATGATAAACTCGCCATTATCGTACAAGTTGCACAAAGCGACGAAGTTATTAAGTATTTTGCCGGTAAAAAATGA
- a CDS encoding DNA topoisomerase IV subunit A, translating to MDYVESLFNTNFLEYASYVIRDRAIPDVEDGLKPVQRRILHSLFEMDDGKFHKVANVVGYCMKYHPHGDASIGNALTVLANKSLFIDKQGNFGNLFTGDEASAPRYIECRITEFAKDILFNPHITRYVPSYDGRNKEPVVFRAKLPVVLLIGAEGIAVGMSTKILPHNIREIIEAEKACLSGKSFTLYPDFQTGGLIDVSDYQDGKGKVLVRAKLDTSDDKRIVIRELPFGSTTESLIASIESASKSGKVKISEINDYTAEQVEIELKLPRGVYAADVVDALYAFTDCEQSISCNLLVIQDNLPVQTTVTEVIKTHAKQLTALLKDELLYEQEMLTDRLHLRTLERIFIEERIYKKIETMKTAESVIKAVIKGFEPFKAELIREVTENDVDRLLKIPIRRISLYDIQKNRAEVQEISARLKEIARLLKNLKKYALSVLDGILAKLPPEVTARKTEITGFTKVDVKEAVNRDLSLRYDEATGYLGTAVTTGKEILKVSPYDRIFILRKSGVYTVMDVPDRLFVDTNMWYCGFAEKELLSQILFTVIYKDEKTQYPYIKRARIESYILNRDYLFVPDTATVLYAGTAENFEFTVQYAPKPRTKKTEERFKTADYPEKGLKAQGVRLAEREAEAVAPVAKRNSKK from the coding sequence ATGGATTATGTAGAAAGTTTATTTAACACGAATTTTTTAGAGTATGCCAGTTATGTTATCCGTGACCGCGCAATTCCCGATGTAGAGGACGGCCTCAAGCCGGTACAGCGGCGTATCCTACATTCTCTTTTTGAGATGGATGACGGAAAATTCCATAAGGTTGCCAATGTCGTCGGCTATTGTATGAAGTATCACCCGCACGGGGACGCTTCCATCGGCAACGCATTGACGGTACTCGCCAATAAAAGCCTCTTTATCGATAAGCAAGGGAACTTCGGCAACCTCTTTACGGGGGACGAAGCCTCCGCCCCGCGGTATATCGAATGCCGCATCACCGAATTTGCAAAAGATATCCTGTTTAATCCCCATATTACGCGATATGTTCCTTCTTATGACGGCAGAAATAAAGAGCCGGTCGTATTTCGCGCTAAGCTGCCGGTCGTATTGCTTATCGGGGCGGAAGGGATCGCTGTCGGTATGTCTACCAAGATACTTCCGCATAATATCCGCGAAATCATCGAGGCGGAAAAAGCCTGTCTTTCCGGTAAATCCTTTACGCTCTATCCCGACTTTCAGACCGGCGGGCTTATCGACGTGTCCGACTATCAGGACGGCAAGGGCAAGGTGCTGGTGCGGGCAAAGTTGGACACCTCCGACGATAAACGGATTGTTATCCGTGAACTCCCCTTCGGCAGCACTACCGAAAGCCTCATCGCTTCGATAGAATCGGCGTCGAAGTCGGGAAAGGTAAAAATTTCAGAAATTAACGACTATACGGCGGAACAAGTAGAAATAGAACTCAAGCTGCCGCGCGGCGTGTACGCAGCGGATGTTGTCGATGCGCTCTATGCCTTTACCGATTGCGAGCAATCGATCTCCTGTAATTTGCTGGTCATTCAAGACAATCTGCCGGTTCAAACGACTGTTACCGAGGTGATTAAAACCCACGCAAAACAGCTGACCGCTTTACTGAAAGATGAACTTTTGTATGAGCAGGAGATGCTTACCGACCGGCTGCACTTGAGAACACTTGAGCGGATATTTATCGAAGAGCGGATTTATAAAAAGATTGAAACGATGAAAACAGCCGAGTCGGTCATTAAGGCGGTTATCAAAGGTTTTGAACCGTTTAAGGCAGAGCTGATACGGGAAGTAACGGAAAACGATGTAGACCGGCTCCTTAAAATTCCCATTCGGCGTATTTCGCTCTACGACATTCAAAAAAACCGTGCCGAAGTGCAGGAAATTTCCGCTCGGCTCAAAGAGATAGCCCGTCTTTTAAAGAACCTTAAAAAGTATGCGCTCAGCGTCCTTGACGGAATCCTCGCAAAGCTGCCGCCTGAAGTTACGGCGCGTAAAACGGAGATTACCGGCTTTACCAAGGTAGATGTAAAAGAAGCGGTTAACCGTGATTTATCGCTCCGCTATGACGAAGCAACCGGCTACCTCGGCACCGCCGTAACTACTGGAAAAGAAATACTCAAAGTTTCGCCGTATGACCGCATCTTTATCCTGCGTAAAAGCGGGGTGTACACCGTTATGGATGTGCCCGACCGGCTCTTTGTCGATACCAACATGTGGTACTGCGGCTTTGCTGAAAAAGAATTATTGTCACAAATCCTCTTTACGGTTATTTATAAAGATGAGAAGACACAGTATCCGTATATCAAACGGGCGCGGATTGAATCCTATATATTGAATCGCGATTACCTGTTCGTACCGGATACGGCGACCGTGCTGTATGCGGGCACGGCAGAAAATTTTGAGTTTACGGTGCAATATGCGCCCAAGCCTCGAACAAAGAAAACCGAGGAGCGCTTCAAAACCGCAGATTATCCCGAAAAGGGATTAAAAGCGCAGGGTGTACGTCTTGCGGAACGGGAAGCGGAAGCTGTGGCGCCGGTAGCGAAAAGAAATAGTAAAAAGTAA
- a CDS encoding type II toxin-antitoxin system RelE/ParE family toxin, whose amino-acid sequence MIRSFDDMETEAICKGNKSKKLPMTIQNVARRKLRMIEAAKVVEDLRIPPGNRLEKLAGNLDGFYSIRINDQWRIIFKFENGGAENVRITDYH is encoded by the coding sequence ATGATAAGAAGTTTTGATGATATGGAAACAGAAGCAATATGCAAAGGTAATAAAAGTAAAAAGTTACCGATGACGATTCAAAATGTTGCAAGAAGAAAACTTCGAATGATTGAAGCTGCAAAAGTTGTAGAAGATTTAAGGATCCCTCCAGGTAATCGTTTAGAAAAACTTGCTGGGAATTTAGACGGATTTTATTCAATCAGAATAAATGATCAATGGAGAATTATCTTTAAGTTTGAAAATGGAGGTGCAGAAAATGTTAGAATCACAGATTATCACTGA
- a CDS encoding DEAD/DEAH box helicase, whose amino-acid sequence MNFSNCNLDSTLLQGLEEAGYIECTPVQEQVFSAGMDGSDLYVQSQTGTGKTAAYLVTLMQRMLAAGTEDRRPALILVPTRELAVQVEEEALKLGKHTGIRAASFYGGVGYQQQEEALKNGVDLIIGTPGRVIDLEKSKTMKLKNVGFLVVDEADRMFDMGFYPDLRSLLSVLSKAEERQTMLFSATLNTWVKNLAWEYTIDAKEITIDADNVTVDEINQKLFHVAAEQKMSLLLGILRNEKPENAIIFCNTKKTTEIVAKRLRINGYATEFLIGDLPQPKRLHIIDSFKAGKLSCLVATDVAARGIDINDLAMVINYDLPNEAENYVHRIGRTARAGKTGAAYSLCSEQDVYNLPDIEKYIEAKIPVVIPGEEDFEKDRSADQYIRLDRDSFDEERSGGRFGRKPRPGEKSRRDERDSRRGAKTAKPTSRLADSKRKKKGAQGEDKTDRKSADSLGGLSFEERMAYYKKQYGKKLATQESAALADTNEGTESAKESRNAQPTADKKGKTGATANRTKNRQGQPEKKRRKGDKYVPSQTGDTRQGSKQKRRQNQDRMPEQRSRTGKAPVQSSAHTQSVKQKTGIFGMLKKLFTGK is encoded by the coding sequence ATGAATTTTTCTAATTGTAATCTTGATTCCACTCTTTTACAGGGGCTTGAAGAAGCCGGTTATATTGAATGCACTCCGGTTCAAGAGCAGGTGTTTTCCGCAGGAATGGACGGTTCCGATCTTTATGTACAATCCCAAACAGGTACGGGAAAAACAGCTGCCTATCTGGTAACGCTGATGCAGCGGATGCTTGCTGCAGGAACCGAAGACCGCCGCCCCGCTTTGATTCTTGTTCCCACACGGGAACTTGCCGTACAGGTCGAAGAAGAAGCGCTTAAATTAGGTAAACATACGGGGATCCGTGCCGCGAGCTTTTACGGCGGCGTCGGGTATCAGCAGCAGGAAGAAGCGCTTAAAAACGGAGTAGACCTTATCATCGGTACCCCCGGCCGCGTTATCGATCTTGAAAAATCAAAAACCATGAAGCTGAAAAATGTCGGTTTTTTAGTCGTTGACGAAGCAGACCGTATGTTTGATATGGGCTTTTATCCTGATCTGCGCAGCCTCCTTTCGGTATTGTCCAAGGCGGAAGAGCGGCAAACGATGCTGTTCAGCGCGACCTTAAATACGTGGGTAAAAAACCTTGCGTGGGAATACACCATCGATGCAAAAGAAATCACCATCGATGCGGATAATGTGACGGTTGATGAAATCAACCAGAAGCTGTTCCACGTGGCTGCGGAGCAAAAGATGTCCCTGCTACTCGGTATCTTGCGTAACGAAAAACCGGAGAATGCCATCATCTTCTGCAATACCAAAAAGACAACGGAGATTGTTGCAAAGCGGCTGCGCATTAACGGCTATGCAACGGAATTCCTCATCGGCGATTTACCTCAGCCGAAGCGGCTGCATATTATCGATTCGTTTAAGGCGGGTAAACTCAGCTGTTTGGTTGCAACCGATGTCGCGGCGCGGGGAATCGACATCAACGACCTCGCAATGGTTATCAACTATGACCTTCCGAATGAGGCGGAGAACTACGTGCACCGAATCGGCAGAACGGCGCGGGCAGGAAAGACCGGCGCTGCGTACAGCCTCTGCTCGGAACAGGACGTGTACAACCTTCCCGATATCGAAAAATATATAGAAGCAAAGATACCGGTTGTTATCCCCGGCGAAGAGGATTTTGAAAAAGACCGCAGCGCCGATCAGTATATACGGCTTGACCGCGATTCCTTTGACGAAGAACGATCCGGCGGACGGTTCGGACGCAAGCCGCGCCCCGGTGAAAAATCGAGGCGGGATGAGAGAGACTCCCGACGCGGCGCTAAAACAGCGAAACCTACGTCCCGGCTTGCCGATTCAAAGCGTAAAAAGAAAGGTGCGCAGGGAGAAGACAAAACCGATAGAAAATCTGCCGACTCACTCGGCGGCTTGAGCTTTGAAGAGCGGATGGCATACTACAAAAAACAGTACGGAAAAAAACTTGCCACACAGGAGAGCGCCGCCCTTGCGGATACCAACGAGGGTACGGAAAGCGCCAAAGAAAGCCGCAATGCTCAGCCCACTGCCGACAAGAAAGGAAAGACGGGAGCAACCGCAAACCGCACTAAAAACCGGCAGGGGCAGCCTGAGAAAAAGCGGCGCAAGGGTGATAAATACGTTCCGTCCCAAACGGGCGATACACGGCAGGGTTCAAAGCAAAAAAGACGGCAGAACCAAGACCGAATGCCGGAACAGCGGAGCCGAACCGGAAAGGCGCCGGTACAGTCTTCGGCACACACTCAGTCCGTAAAACAAAAAACGGGCATATTCGGTATGCTGAAAAAACTGTTTACCGGAAAGTAA
- a CDS encoding TrkH family potassium uptake protein encodes MKFFQCLTIIFIILSIVAGSFLIPVSVAVYMHEWNMLSAFFIPMAVLWTITLLLFIKTKRQPIRLTVREGILLVSSAWLGAGLLGAVPFMLSGFVPHFSDAFFESVSGFTTTGASALQNIESYPMALRVWRTQMHWLGGMGIVALTVALFPLLGVGGFQLIKSETSGPDKGKVTAKITHTAKALWFIYLGMTVLQIILLCIAGMPFLEAMCHSFSTLGTGGFSTQNTSIGYYNSAAIEIICTVFMFLAGVNFSLYFHLFTGKPEEFFRNSELRAYIRIAFCAGVGVALVLVPIYGIAAAFRHSFFHVASIMTTTGFSTVNYCAWPAFAQALLFLLMFVGGCSGSTAGGIKVIRWVILRKQALNEMQRLLHPHGVFSIQLNRRPGRKDVVYSVAGFIFVYFVCLLVTFLAAALTGADILTGIAAALTLVGNIGAAFGRIGSGGDFSFFPHWAKVLFSFSMLAGRLELYTIVILCVPAFWRR; translated from the coding sequence ATGAAATTCTTCCAATGTTTAACCATCATCTTCATCATTCTTTCGATTGTTGCCGGAAGTTTTTTGATTCCGGTTTCCGTTGCTGTTTATATGCATGAATGGAACATGCTGTCGGCATTTTTTATACCGATGGCAGTTTTGTGGACAATAACACTTCTTCTATTTATCAAGACGAAGCGGCAACCGATCCGGCTTACCGTGCGAGAGGGAATCCTTTTGGTGAGTTCCGCGTGGCTTGGCGCCGGTTTGTTGGGAGCTGTTCCGTTTATGCTTTCGGGATTTGTGCCGCACTTTAGCGATGCGTTTTTTGAATCGGTTTCTGGGTTTACGACAACCGGCGCAAGCGCCTTACAGAATATCGAAAGCTACCCGATGGCGCTGCGCGTATGGCGTACGCAAATGCACTGGCTTGGCGGTATGGGGATTGTTGCGTTAACCGTGGCGTTATTCCCGTTGCTCGGCGTTGGCGGTTTTCAGCTGATAAAAAGTGAGACAAGCGGCCCTGATAAAGGAAAGGTAACGGCAAAAATTACGCATACGGCAAAAGCGCTCTGGTTTATTTACTTGGGAATGACAGTATTGCAAATAATCCTCTTGTGTATTGCAGGAATGCCGTTTTTAGAAGCAATGTGCCATAGTTTTTCTACGCTCGGAACCGGAGGCTTTTCAACCCAAAACACCAGTATCGGGTATTATAACTCGGCAGCTATTGAAATTATCTGTACGGTGTTTATGTTTTTGGCAGGCGTGAATTTCAGCCTCTACTTTCACCTTTTTACCGGAAAACCCGAAGAATTTTTTAGAAATTCCGAATTGCGGGCGTATATCCGTATCGCTTTTTGTGCAGGAGTCGGTGTGGCGTTAGTGCTTGTGCCGATTTACGGCATAGCAGCCGCTTTTCGTCACAGCTTTTTTCATGTTGCGTCGATTATGACAACCACCGGATTTTCTACTGTAAATTACTGCGCATGGCCTGCGTTTGCCCAAGCGCTCCTCTTTTTACTGATGTTTGTCGGCGGGTGTTCCGGTTCAACGGCAGGCGGTATCAAAGTTATTCGCTGGGTTATTTTACGTAAGCAGGCCTTGAACGAAATGCAGCGACTTTTGCATCCGCACGGCGTGTTCAGCATCCAACTGAATCGCCGCCCGGGACGGAAAGACGTTGTATACAGCGTTGCAGGTTTTATATTTGTCTATTTTGTGTGTCTGTTGGTAACATTTTTAGCGGCAGCCTTGACCGGCGCAGACATCCTTACCGGCATAGCAGCTGCGCTTACGTTGGTCGGCAATATCGGCGCTGCATTCGGAAGAATCGGCAGCGGTGGAGATTTTTCATTCTTTCCGCATTGGGCAAAGGTTCTGTTTTCTTTTTCTATGTTGGCAGGCCGCTTGGAGCTTTATACCATCGTTATCTTGTGCGTACCCGCCTTCTGGCGCCGGTAA
- a CDS encoding HigA family addiction module antitoxin, whose translation MLESQIITDEKLPNIHPGEILKEDFLDAMNISAYRLAKEINVPETRISEIIHGKRSITADTAIRFSKFFGTTAEFWLNLQNLYDLEEENKKHSLEFETIKMYAYA comes from the coding sequence ATGTTAGAATCACAGATTATCACTGATGAAAAATTACCCAATATTCATCCAGGAGAAATTCTTAAAGAAGATTTCTTAGATGCAATGAACATTTCTGCATATCGTCTGGCAAAAGAAATCAATGTTCCTGAAACAAGAATCTCAGAAATAATTCACGGAAAGCGTTCAATTACTGCGGATACCGCTATCAGATTTTCAAAATTCTTTGGAACGACAGCAGAATTCTGGCTCAATCTTCAGAATCTATATGATTTAGAAGAAGAAAACAAGAAGCACTCTCTAGAATTTGAAACAATAAAAATGTACGCCTATGCCTAA